A stretch of the Acidilobus sp. 7A genome encodes the following:
- a CDS encoding heterodisulfide reductase-related iron-sulfur binding cluster, with translation MTYIGIVNFVWVRGYEAIVYAVGLVVFLWLLYAAYEGYRRWTHGLPRWKLMCWPPGYSVVAALKNFVKFALLQWKVLRQRFPGTMHALIFYGISWLFIATLLRAINAHIVVFLTGDVFYGYKLLNNIAGAMVIVGVSIAIVRRSLRLTPNLPQDPYYYLVQALLLIIVVTGFLVDGIAGVAYRYTWERPWFDPIGYLVFMWARTVPIPTLQEIYRGLWLFHMSIAMATLAIIPFTNLWHIYAAALNVTFQRQGQAPQGVKPVTDLDQRIEQGRPLGVVKLSDTTWKQRLDFDACTSCMRCTNACPAYASGKPLSPRDVIVTLDKAMREGLWDQQAWGSGKLQVNPEAIWSCVTCGACVYECPVTIHHVDTIIDVRRGMVSIGSEDVPKDALDALYRLQQTGNPLGANPYDKEQWLNELAQRLGDDIIAKEGEEYDYLYWIGCTTSYDPRLRPVAEAVIELLRTAGLKVAVPVEQGCCGEPARSVGDEALYVELMKQALEVLSKYKFKKLLVSCPHGFNNFKNNYKLYRGYLAKNPDTAKLAQVLDSLQVEHHSIVLAKLVKDGRLKPTKKLNMAVTYHDPCYLGRWNGVYEEPRSVVESTGLRIKEMPRNRSRSFCCGGGGGQLFYEVKRGERLSAMRADEASKTLGEGAQRRVVAVACPFCNTMFRAEANKFNFEVKDIAEILKESLDKGQSGGGQSNGSS, from the coding sequence TTGACGTATATAGGCATTGTAAACTTTGTGTGGGTAAGAGGCTATGAAGCCATAGTCTATGCAGTAGGCCTCGTCGTGTTTCTATGGCTCCTCTACGCCGCATATGAGGGGTACCGCCGCTGGACCCATGGCCTACCGAGATGGAAGCTCATGTGCTGGCCGCCGGGCTACTCCGTGGTCGCCGCCCTCAAGAACTTCGTCAAGTTCGCGCTGCTCCAGTGGAAGGTCCTCAGGCAGCGCTTCCCAGGCACCATGCACGCGCTCATATTCTATGGCATAAGCTGGCTCTTCATAGCGACGCTTCTCAGGGCCATAAACGCGCATATTGTTGTCTTCCTGACAGGCGACGTGTTTTACGGCTATAAGCTGCTCAACAACATAGCGGGGGCTATGGTGATAGTTGGGGTATCGATAGCTATAGTCAGGAGAAGCCTGAGGCTGACGCCGAACCTTCCCCAGGACCCCTACTATTACCTTGTGCAGGCGCTCCTGCTCATAATAGTCGTCACGGGCTTCCTGGTGGACGGCATAGCTGGCGTTGCCTACCGCTACACCTGGGAGAGGCCCTGGTTTGACCCAATTGGCTACCTGGTCTTCATGTGGGCCAGGACGGTCCCAATACCGACCCTGCAGGAGATCTACAGGGGGCTCTGGCTCTTCCACATGAGCATAGCTATGGCAACCCTTGCGATAATACCGTTCACAAACCTGTGGCACATATACGCCGCGGCGCTCAACGTCACCTTCCAGAGGCAGGGCCAGGCCCCCCAGGGCGTCAAGCCCGTCACGGACCTTGACCAGAGGATAGAGCAGGGCAGGCCCCTGGGCGTTGTAAAGCTCTCTGACACCACCTGGAAGCAGCGCCTGGACTTTGACGCCTGCACCTCGTGCATGAGGTGCACTAACGCCTGCCCGGCCTACGCGTCTGGGAAGCCCCTGAGCCCCAGGGACGTCATAGTTACCCTAGACAAAGCTATGAGGGAGGGCCTCTGGGACCAGCAGGCTTGGGGAAGCGGGAAGCTTCAGGTCAACCCTGAGGCCATCTGGAGCTGCGTCACCTGCGGCGCCTGCGTGTACGAGTGCCCCGTGACCATACACCACGTCGACACGATAATTGACGTGAGGAGGGGCATGGTGAGCATAGGCTCAGAGGACGTGCCCAAGGACGCCCTTGACGCGCTCTACAGGCTTCAGCAGACAGGCAACCCTCTCGGGGCCAACCCCTATGACAAGGAGCAGTGGCTTAACGAGCTGGCCCAGAGGCTTGGCGACGACATAATAGCAAAGGAGGGCGAGGAGTACGACTACCTATACTGGATCGGCTGCACAACATCCTATGACCCAAGGTTAAGGCCTGTCGCCGAGGCGGTTATAGAGCTGCTGAGGACCGCTGGGCTCAAGGTGGCGGTCCCGGTCGAGCAGGGCTGCTGCGGCGAGCCAGCGAGGTCTGTAGGTGACGAGGCCCTCTACGTGGAGCTCATGAAGCAGGCCCTCGAGGTGCTTAGCAAGTACAAGTTCAAGAAGCTCCTGGTCAGCTGCCCGCACGGGTTCAACAACTTCAAGAACAACTACAAGCTTTACAGGGGCTACCTTGCCAAGAACCCAGATACGGCAAAGCTGGCGCAGGTGCTTGACAGCCTGCAGGTGGAGCACCACTCCATTGTCTTAGCAAAGTTAGTTAAGGACGGCAGGCTAAAGCCCACTAAGAAGCTTAACATGGCCGTGACTTACCATGACCCGTGCTACCTCGGCAGGTGGAACGGGGTATACGAGGAGCCGAGGAGCGTCGTGGAGTCAACAGGGCTCAGGATAAAGGAGATGCCCAGGAACAGGTCAAGGAGCTTCTGCTGCGGCGGAGGAGGGGGCCAGCTCTTCTATGAGGTGAAGAGGGGGGAGCGCCTCTCAGCCATGAGGGCTGATGAGGCCTCTAAGACCCTCGGCGAGGGAGCGCAGAGGAGAGTGGTCGCTGTGGCCTGCCCGTTCTGCAACACCATGTTCAGGGCCGAGGCCAACAAGTTCAACTTCGAGGTTAAGGACATAGCAGAAATTCTTAAGGAGTCTCTAGACAAGGGGCAGAGCGGCGGAGGCCAGAGCAACGGAAGCTCATGA
- a CDS encoding Hsp20/alpha crystallin family protein has protein sequence MSYDDIFERMRKRALRIVRDMMSDLDEMEAWMRSMIDDMEEQVRPEDLFNSRLSELSRGALTPLVSFHDKGDRLVIVVDLSGSDPRTVDVRLGRQSISVRAQIRSEVVRRAFGQASWARKVSYYSGEYTLPELVDPSTAKSELKGGLLIITVRKAPS, from the coding sequence GTGTCCTATGACGACATATTTGAGCGCATGCGGAAGAGGGCGCTGAGGATAGTGCGTGACATGATGTCAGACCTTGACGAGATGGAGGCGTGGATGAGGTCGATGATAGATGACATGGAGGAGCAGGTGAGGCCCGAGGACCTGTTCAACAGCAGGCTGTCAGAGCTCAGCAGGGGGGCCCTCACGCCGCTCGTGAGCTTCCACGACAAGGGGGATCGCCTCGTCATAGTTGTTGACCTCTCGGGCTCAGATCCCCGCACTGTTGACGTGAGGCTCGGCAGGCAGAGCATCTCCGTGAGGGCACAGATAAGGAGTGAGGTTGTCAGGAGGGCCTTCGGCCAGGCCTCGTGGGCGAGGAAGGTGAGCTACTACAGCGGCGAGTACACCCTGCCGGAGCTCGTGGACCCCAGCACGGCTAAGTCAGAGCTGAAGGGGGGCCTGCTTATAATAACTGTCAGGAAAGCGCCCTCATGA
- a CDS encoding PAC2 family protein, protein MPLAAYEEEILGYNFIEYGELGRPKYLVLGIPDAGLVGPIASSHMVNRLNMNDVVGIESYGYLPPAAVVVNGSVKYPLRIYVSNDMAVLVTEIMPVASGIVPLSIAIVEFARKRGIEYIVGMSGLGNPDRAEVQPSLYWLSTTPQAESLASSLKDVGKPFPGGLIVGPYATILKESVKRGVNTLLLMAESFIDIPDPEAAAVALQGLSKVTGVSVDVSQLLQEAETLRLRLQGMAKEAKDALAKVGKGYEYRAPLIYS, encoded by the coding sequence GTGCCCCTAGCAGCATATGAGGAGGAGATACTCGGCTACAACTTCATAGAGTACGGGGAGCTGGGTAGGCCGAAGTACCTGGTACTTGGCATACCTGACGCTGGCTTGGTGGGCCCCATAGCGTCAAGCCACATGGTGAACAGACTTAACATGAACGACGTTGTCGGCATAGAGAGCTACGGCTACCTGCCCCCAGCAGCCGTCGTGGTCAACGGCTCCGTTAAGTACCCCCTCAGGATATACGTTAGCAACGACATGGCGGTCCTCGTGACCGAGATCATGCCAGTGGCCAGCGGCATAGTGCCCCTCTCAATAGCCATAGTGGAGTTTGCTAGGAAGAGGGGCATTGAGTACATAGTTGGCATGTCGGGCCTTGGCAACCCTGACAGGGCTGAGGTGCAGCCCTCGCTCTACTGGCTCTCCACGACGCCCCAGGCCGAGTCGCTGGCGTCGTCCCTTAAGGATGTGGGTAAGCCCTTCCCTGGTGGCCTCATAGTAGGCCCCTACGCAACTATACTGAAAGAGTCCGTCAAGAGGGGGGTTAACACGCTGCTCCTCATGGCTGAGTCCTTCATTGACATACCTGACCCCGAGGCGGCCGCGGTGGCCCTCCAGGGGCTCTCAAAGGTCACGGGCGTTAGCGTCGACGTCAGCCAGCTCCTTCAGGAGGCCGAGACCCTGAGGCTCAGGTTACAGGGCATGGCTAAGGAGGCTAAGGACGCCCTGGCCAAGGTAGGTAAGGGGTATGAGTACAGGGCGCCGCTAATATACAGCTAA
- a CDS encoding ferredoxin codes for MLKVSIDPRDNCIADMVCVSLCGDVFEMSDVDGKSQIIAKWRTDPNDINHGQIPDDMKDCADAAAQSCPTSIIHVEPA; via the coding sequence ATGCTCAAGGTAAGCATAGACCCAAGGGATAACTGCATAGCCGACATGGTCTGCGTCAGCCTGTGCGGCGACGTTTTTGAGATGAGCGACGTTGACGGGAAGAGCCAGATAATAGCCAAGTGGAGGACGGACCCCAACGACATAAACCACGGCCAGATCCCGGATGACATGAAGGACTGTGCCGACGCCGCGGCGCAGAGCTGCCCGACCAGCATAATACACGTGGAGCCTGCTTAA
- the glnA gene encoding type I glutamate--ammonia ligase, whose protein sequence is MGEAEASGEPEFLEVQYIDIPGILRSVVIPYQSYKKKVDGFIAAFDGSSVDGFEPINRSDLLLMADASTFARIPWRLERARVLGKIYSPDGARYQKDPRYVAEAAMSYLADKGYRLLAGAEVEFFLFRSLKVDVINPLRGTGYSVVSQEQPWDTESPHAVTKRAYHLPEPMDSLEAVRERMLRYFRAFGYDFNATHHEVAVSQSEVSVKAGDPLFVADEIVTFKLVARQAARESGMVAVFLPKPLFGDNGSGLHFHLSLWDAKGSNLFVGEDGSLSQLARYFIGGILEHGRSLAAIVAPTVNSYRRLVPGYEAPVYLTWGYSNRSTAIRVPATGGSKDLTRVEFRSPDPLCNPYLALSATFLAGYDGIVKKIEPGDPVSENVYEFKDEGKLRTLPRSLDEALDELESDHEYLLPVMGKELIDSYLEVKRREAATLRMHPSPMELYMYMSY, encoded by the coding sequence ATGGGCGAGGCCGAGGCGTCAGGTGAGCCTGAGTTCCTTGAGGTTCAATACATAGATATCCCAGGCATTCTCAGGTCCGTCGTAATACCATACCAGAGCTATAAGAAGAAGGTGGACGGCTTCATAGCGGCCTTTGATGGAAGCAGCGTTGATGGATTTGAACCCATTAACAGAAGCGACCTGCTGCTGATGGCTGACGCCTCAACGTTCGCGAGGATACCATGGAGGCTCGAGAGGGCGAGGGTGCTTGGTAAGATATACTCTCCTGACGGCGCCAGGTACCAGAAGGACCCAAGGTACGTGGCCGAGGCCGCTATGAGCTACCTGGCGGACAAGGGCTACAGGCTGCTTGCGGGCGCGGAGGTGGAGTTCTTCCTGTTCAGGTCCCTCAAGGTTGACGTCATAAACCCGCTGAGGGGGACGGGCTACTCAGTGGTGAGCCAGGAGCAGCCGTGGGACACGGAGTCGCCCCACGCCGTCACTAAGAGGGCCTACCACCTGCCTGAGCCCATGGACTCCCTTGAGGCTGTCAGGGAGAGAATGCTGAGGTACTTCAGGGCCTTCGGCTATGACTTCAACGCCACCCACCACGAGGTCGCGGTCTCCCAGTCGGAGGTGAGCGTCAAGGCTGGCGATCCCCTGTTCGTGGCCGACGAGATAGTCACGTTTAAGCTGGTCGCCAGGCAGGCCGCCAGGGAGAGCGGCATGGTTGCCGTCTTCCTGCCGAAGCCGCTCTTCGGTGACAACGGGAGCGGTCTTCACTTCCACCTGAGCCTGTGGGACGCTAAGGGCAGCAACCTCTTCGTCGGCGAGGACGGCAGCCTCTCGCAGCTGGCAAGGTACTTCATAGGCGGCATACTGGAGCACGGCAGGAGCCTTGCGGCCATCGTGGCGCCAACCGTTAACAGCTACAGGAGGCTGGTGCCTGGCTACGAGGCCCCAGTTTACCTGACCTGGGGGTACTCCAACAGGAGCACCGCTATAAGGGTGCCAGCCACGGGCGGCTCCAAGGACCTCACCAGGGTTGAGTTCAGGAGCCCTGACCCGCTCTGCAACCCCTACCTTGCGCTCTCAGCCACCTTCCTGGCTGGCTACGACGGTATAGTTAAGAAGATAGAGCCAGGCGACCCGGTCAGCGAGAACGTCTATGAGTTCAAGGATGAGGGCAAACTGAGGACGCTGCCCAGGAGCCTTGACGAGGCCCTTGACGAGCTTGAGAGCGACCATGAGTACCTTCTCCCGGTGATGGGCAAGGAGCTCATAGACTCCTACCTTGAGGTCAAGAGGAGGGAGGCCGCTACCTTAAGGATGCACCCATCGCCGATGGAGCTCTACATGTACATGAGCTATTGA
- a CDS encoding AbrB/MazE/SpoVT family DNA-binding domain-containing protein, producing the protein MSSEEAPSDGRVLPRKVQRLGTSSLIITLPRNWARSHGLKAGSMVTVVEDGDKLVVMPSVKGRLLTASFSLKHVNVCKHLGRVVFCAYLSGLDGLTFYSNRPIRADIVEKISKVSQALSNDSIKVYLNSVYEVNASIEDYKGDVASSLANYGRSLAAAFERLSQHLEGSRMTEQELESIYRELKGQAFRMLRSGASGVDYGVSQEHLNRLLMAGVGLMILVNDAFYKLAKDLVALEGQLSQSERERVKFLFQVLEVSLVAASMGVEPPSIKKEEEAYSKLRMLLDIEGELSDIVSASSAAYAYLLAKILDVAKIVSNIEETLLCRSLFKKYSDSEQEL; encoded by the coding sequence GTGTCCTCTGAGGAGGCCCCCTCTGACGGCCGCGTACTCCCGCGCAAGGTCCAGAGGCTCGGCACTTCATCGCTCATAATTACGCTTCCCCGCAACTGGGCCAGGTCGCACGGGCTTAAGGCGGGCAGCATGGTGACAGTTGTTGAGGACGGCGACAAGCTTGTGGTAATGCCCTCCGTTAAGGGGAGACTGCTGACCGCGTCGTTCTCCTTAAAGCACGTGAACGTGTGCAAGCACCTCGGCCGCGTTGTCTTCTGCGCGTACCTCTCCGGCCTCGACGGACTCACGTTCTACTCGAATAGGCCCATAAGGGCTGACATCGTGGAGAAGATAAGCAAGGTCTCCCAGGCCCTCAGCAATGATAGCATAAAGGTCTATCTCAACAGCGTCTATGAGGTCAACGCCTCCATAGAGGACTATAAGGGCGACGTGGCGAGCTCGCTGGCCAACTACGGCAGGAGCCTGGCAGCCGCCTTTGAAAGGCTCTCGCAGCACCTGGAGGGGAGCAGGATGACGGAACAGGAGCTTGAGAGCATATATAGGGAACTTAAGGGGCAGGCCTTCAGGATGCTGAGGTCCGGGGCGAGCGGCGTCGACTACGGTGTCTCCCAGGAGCACCTTAACAGGCTCCTCATGGCTGGCGTCGGCCTCATGATACTTGTTAATGATGCCTTCTATAAGCTCGCCAAGGATCTAGTGGCCCTTGAGGGACAGCTGTCGCAGAGCGAGAGGGAGAGGGTGAAGTTCCTCTTCCAGGTCCTTGAGGTCTCCTTGGTGGCAGCATCAATGGGAGTTGAGCCCCCGAGCATAAAGAAGGAGGAGGAGGCATACTCAAAGCTCAGGATGCTCCTTGACATAGAGGGTGAGCTCAGCGATATAGTTAGCGCCTCAAGCGCAGCCTACGCCTACCTGCTCGCCAAGATCCTTGACGTGGCTAAGATCGTGAGCAACATAGAGGAGACGCTGCTCTGCCGCTCCCTCTTCAAGAAGTACTCTGACTCCGAGCAAGAGCTATGA
- the cmk gene encoding (d)CMP kinase, producing MCSLASACSEGRRPVIVISGQPGSGKSTYARRLAADLGLRYYTTGHAFRKLAEKLGVSLMELNRMAEKDPSIDLSIDMDSLAEARRGCVVIDSHLAGWLLRDVADVTIYIKASLPERARRIASRDSKADSEALAEASQREISHWERFARYYGIDVRDLSSYDLVIDTTRIDIEGTYQVILTFVKNVLSI from the coding sequence GTGTGCAGCTTGGCCTCAGCCTGCAGCGAGGGGCGCAGACCCGTAATAGTTATCTCAGGCCAGCCGGGCTCCGGCAAGTCAACGTACGCGAGGAGGCTCGCCGCTGACCTGGGGCTCAGGTACTACACGACAGGCCATGCCTTCAGGAAGCTAGCTGAGAAGCTGGGCGTCAGCCTCATGGAGCTTAACAGGATGGCTGAGAAGGACCCCTCGATTGACCTGTCCATAGACATGGACTCCCTGGCCGAGGCCAGGAGGGGCTGCGTCGTTATAGACAGCCACCTGGCCGGCTGGCTGTTGAGGGACGTCGCGGACGTGACCATATACATCAAGGCTTCGCTGCCCGAGAGGGCTAGGAGGATAGCCTCAAGGGACTCTAAGGCGGACTCTGAGGCCTTGGCGGAGGCCTCGCAGAGGGAGATAAGCCACTGGGAGAGGTTTGCTAGGTACTATGGTATAGACGTCAGGGACCTGTCAAGCTATGACCTAGTTATAGACACCACGAGGATAGACATCGAGGGGACGTACCAGGTCATATTGACCTTTGTTAAAAACGTTCTTTCCATTTGA
- the albA gene encoding DNA-binding protein Alba, with protein sequence MVCEGAPEVRIGKKPVMNYVLAVLTTLMEQNVNQVVIKARGRNITKAVDTVEIVRSRFAKNVAIKGIDIGSHDITVTDPQTNQQKTRRVSSIEICIGKS encoded by the coding sequence ATGGTCTGTGAGGGCGCACCTGAGGTAAGGATAGGGAAGAAGCCTGTAATGAACTATGTTTTGGCAGTCCTGACCACCCTGATGGAGCAGAACGTTAACCAGGTCGTGATAAAGGCCAGAGGAAGGAACATCACCAAGGCCGTTGACACAGTTGAGATAGTAAGGAGCAGGTTCGCCAAGAACGTCGCCATAAAGGGCATTGACATAGGGAGCCACGACATAACTGTCACAGACCCACAGACGAACCAGCAGAAGACCAGGAGAGTCAGCAGCATAGAGATCTGCATAGGCAAGAGCTGA
- a CDS encoding zinc metalloprotease HtpX, translating into MIIYSPFMGLFAFMMAYWWLLILTSIAAGGAVAAMAAIAPKAIKGEPKSLSSLRASMAITALAIVLAGIGVFIGVAWLFAYIFGFSFGASAGVYLVTSAVIFTFFIILIQWLLSPFFINLAYRAHPPKTPEEKRYQAMLDEVAKRSHIKAPKLRIAETNIPNAFSYGSPVSGSYVAVTRGLLNLMPDEEVEAVLGHEVGHLRHRDVSWILALSVIPLAVYYLGQMLIWSGFFGGMGGGGEGRGRNGGGGGGALLLALVGIVLVMAGVVFRFLVGNFNRLREYYADANSAMVTSPRRIQRALARLHIAVEGNSYFKHQVNSSTGSTLKALFIVAPFVEINGGFLYEPDEDAWPWRRRMEPDLSRYRNYDVDQLIERIKNEKTDPVQEIFATHPPIPKRLRFIDNIKYTVNPLEA; encoded by the coding sequence ATGATAATCTATAGCCCTTTCATGGGGCTCTTCGCCTTCATGATGGCATACTGGTGGCTCCTCATACTGACATCAATAGCGGCCGGAGGGGCTGTGGCCGCAATGGCAGCCATAGCCCCTAAGGCTATAAAGGGCGAGCCTAAGAGCCTCTCAAGCCTTAGGGCTTCAATGGCTATAACCGCCCTAGCGATAGTCCTCGCCGGCATCGGCGTCTTCATAGGGGTAGCCTGGCTGTTCGCTTATATCTTCGGCTTCTCCTTCGGCGCCTCCGCGGGCGTGTACCTCGTAACGTCAGCGGTCATATTCACCTTCTTCATAATACTGATCCAGTGGCTCCTCTCGCCCTTCTTCATAAACTTGGCGTACAGGGCCCATCCGCCGAAGACGCCGGAGGAGAAGAGGTACCAGGCCATGCTTGATGAGGTGGCTAAGCGCAGCCACATAAAGGCCCCGAAGCTGAGGATAGCCGAGACCAACATACCTAACGCCTTCTCCTACGGGAGCCCTGTCTCCGGGAGCTACGTGGCCGTTACAAGGGGGCTCCTCAACCTGATGCCTGACGAGGAGGTTGAGGCCGTGCTGGGCCACGAGGTCGGCCACCTGAGGCACAGGGACGTCTCCTGGATACTGGCCCTGAGCGTCATACCTCTGGCGGTCTACTACCTGGGGCAGATGCTTATCTGGAGCGGGTTCTTCGGCGGCATGGGCGGAGGAGGTGAGGGTAGGGGCAGAAACGGAGGAGGCGGCGGGGGAGCCCTGTTGCTGGCGCTCGTAGGCATAGTACTTGTTATGGCCGGCGTCGTCTTCAGGTTCCTTGTAGGCAACTTCAACAGGCTGAGGGAGTACTACGCTGACGCAAACAGCGCCATGGTTACCTCGCCGAGGAGGATACAGAGGGCCCTCGCGCGCCTGCACATAGCTGTTGAAGGCAACTCCTACTTCAAGCACCAGGTCAACTCGAGCACAGGCTCAACCCTTAAGGCCCTGTTCATAGTGGCGCCCTTCGTCGAGATAAACGGCGGCTTCCTCTACGAGCCAGACGAGGACGCGTGGCCCTGGAGAAGGAGGATGGAGCCTGACCTGAGCAGGTACAGGAACTACGACGTCGATCAGCTGATAGAGAGGATAAAGAACGAGAAGACGGACCCCGTGCAGGAGATCTTCGCCACTCACCCGCCGATACCAAAGAGGCTGAGGTTCATAGACAACATAAAGTACACGGTGAACCCTCTAGAGGCCTGA
- a CDS encoding DNA-directed DNA polymerase I, with product MQAPQAEEPRWSAEAERYRWYEESSDFAVEAPKGSGAVPWWLYQHEIYSSQASGYLIEVRYEGDLGRAVAFLYDPERGQVVKWADRTGHKPYFLTNMSLTDEGKAPIDLTKYKSFSNLAVVTKRDPITNRDVKLLKIVTNDPLAVKTLRSVLAQKGYRVWEADIKYFLNYIYDNQLIPGMPYDVADSWRPRSWRHSEELEKLIEGSFTEDLKEIALEWQYIFEEPSPKVPKVAFDVEVIAPGEGHFPDPKAADMPVMSVSIVDDAGRRSVLLLARPGSKFSGKVNVDGEVELFDSERAMLLELLRRLSRYAVIFTFNGDNFDLPYVYNRLINLGVSPDDIPITFLQDYVTFKGRPHVDLHRFFDIKALQTYAFGNKYREKSLEAVSEALLGQTKKELSTFLNYVDLDELAAYNLQDSVLTMGLVTFNNELAWNLLVLLMRISKSGLEEVSRSQVSAWVRSTLYWEHRKRGLLIPSREDIDVMIGKQAPRSAAIIKDKKYRGAIVLQPPQGVFFNIVVLDFASLYPSVIRNWNLSYETVDNPYCQKYVEAPEVGHRICMDRKGISSQLVGLLRDFRVKVYKRRAKDKNLSDAEKLWYDTVQAAMKVYINASYGVFGNESFALYSLPVAESVTAIGRATLLETLRKASELNLHILYGDTDSLFVWDPPKDALNNVIKYAQEKLGMDLEIDKTFRIVLFSGLKKNYVGFDNSGYVIKGMVAKKSNTPEFIKSETSDIMKILSSMQGPEDLEKTLDLLRGKVQEIYTKLRRREYTLDQLTISVMLSKDPMEYKKNTPQHVKAALLLMNEGVPINKGDIISFVKTKDKVGVKPVRLARLSDVDTSKYLEYVRSAFEQFLLAFGVRWDEMAGVKKLI from the coding sequence GTGCAGGCCCCTCAGGCTGAGGAGCCGCGGTGGTCCGCCGAGGCGGAGAGGTACAGGTGGTACGAGGAGTCGAGCGACTTCGCAGTTGAGGCCCCCAAGGGCTCAGGAGCCGTCCCCTGGTGGCTCTACCAGCACGAGATCTACTCCTCCCAGGCGTCAGGCTACCTGATTGAGGTGAGGTACGAGGGGGACCTGGGCAGGGCCGTGGCCTTCCTCTACGACCCTGAGAGGGGGCAGGTGGTCAAGTGGGCCGACAGGACTGGCCACAAGCCGTACTTCCTCACCAACATGTCACTCACTGATGAGGGCAAGGCTCCCATTGACTTAACTAAGTACAAGTCCTTCAGCAACCTGGCGGTCGTAACGAAGAGGGACCCCATAACCAACAGGGACGTCAAGCTGCTCAAGATAGTGACGAACGACCCCCTCGCCGTCAAGACCCTAAGGTCCGTGCTAGCTCAGAAGGGCTACAGGGTCTGGGAGGCCGACATAAAGTACTTCCTCAACTACATCTACGACAACCAGCTGATACCCGGCATGCCATACGACGTCGCTGACTCCTGGAGGCCTAGGTCGTGGAGGCACAGCGAGGAGCTGGAGAAGCTGATAGAGGGCTCATTCACGGAGGACCTCAAGGAAATAGCGCTTGAGTGGCAGTACATATTCGAGGAGCCTTCGCCAAAGGTGCCTAAGGTTGCCTTTGACGTGGAGGTCATAGCCCCCGGCGAGGGCCACTTCCCAGACCCTAAGGCTGCTGACATGCCTGTGATGAGCGTCTCCATAGTTGACGACGCGGGCAGGAGGTCCGTGCTACTGCTAGCGAGGCCTGGCAGCAAGTTCAGCGGAAAGGTTAACGTTGATGGTGAGGTCGAGCTGTTTGACAGCGAGAGGGCAATGCTCCTTGAGCTCCTGAGGAGGCTCAGCCGCTACGCCGTAATCTTCACGTTCAACGGTGACAACTTCGACCTACCCTACGTCTACAACAGGCTGATAAACCTGGGCGTGAGCCCGGACGACATACCTATAACCTTCCTTCAGGACTACGTGACCTTCAAGGGAAGGCCTCACGTTGACCTGCACAGGTTCTTTGACATAAAGGCTCTGCAGACCTATGCGTTTGGCAACAAGTACAGGGAGAAGAGCCTTGAGGCTGTGTCTGAGGCCCTCCTAGGGCAGACCAAGAAGGAGCTTAGCACTTTCCTCAACTACGTTGACCTTGACGAGCTCGCTGCCTACAACCTGCAGGACTCCGTGCTTACCATGGGCCTCGTCACCTTTAACAATGAGCTCGCCTGGAACCTTCTCGTGCTCCTGATGAGAATAAGCAAGTCAGGCCTCGAGGAGGTCTCCCGCTCCCAGGTCTCGGCCTGGGTAAGGAGCACCCTCTACTGGGAGCACAGGAAGAGGGGCCTCCTGATACCAAGCAGGGAAGACATAGATGTCATGATAGGGAAGCAGGCGCCGAGGAGCGCGGCTATAATAAAGGACAAGAAGTACAGGGGCGCCATAGTGCTCCAGCCCCCACAGGGGGTCTTCTTTAACATAGTCGTGCTAGACTTCGCCAGCCTGTACCCCTCCGTCATAAGGAACTGGAACCTCAGCTATGAGACCGTTGACAACCCCTACTGCCAGAAGTACGTTGAGGCGCCAGAGGTTGGGCACCGGATATGCATGGACAGGAAGGGCATATCAAGTCAGCTGGTGGGCCTTCTGAGGGACTTCAGGGTCAAGGTCTACAAGAGGAGGGCCAAGGACAAGAACCTGAGCGATGCCGAGAAGCTCTGGTACGACACCGTGCAGGCCGCTATGAAGGTCTACATAAACGCCAGCTACGGCGTCTTTGGCAACGAGTCCTTCGCACTCTACAGCCTCCCCGTGGCTGAGAGCGTCACTGCAATAGGCAGGGCGACGTTGCTTGAGACCCTGCGCAAGGCCAGCGAGCTGAACCTCCACATACTCTACGGCGACACTGACAGCCTCTTCGTCTGGGACCCACCCAAGGACGCCCTCAACAATGTCATAAAGTACGCGCAGGAGAAGCTAGGCATGGACCTTGAGATAGACAAGACCTTCAGAATAGTGCTCTTCAGCGGCCTCAAGAAGAACTACGTTGGCTTTGATAACAGCGGCTACGTTATAAAGGGCATGGTAGCAAAGAAGAGCAACACCCCTGAGTTCATAAAGTCCGAGACGAGCGACATCATGAAGATACTGAGTTCCATGCAGGGCCCCGAGGACCTGGAGAAGACCCTTGACCTGCTGAGGGGGAAGGTCCAGGAGATATACACTAAGCTTAGGAGGAGGGAGTACACGCTCGACCAGCTTACCATATCAGTGATGCTCAGCAAGGACCCGATGGAGTATAAGAAGAACACCCCGCAGCACGTTAAGGCCGCGCTCCTGCTTATGAACGAGGGCGTGCCCATAAACAAGGGAGACATAATATCGTTCGTGAAGACAAAAGACAAGGTCGGGGTCAAGCCAGTGAGGCTGGCGAGGCTCTCGGACGTTGACACCTCCAAGTACCTGGAGTACGTCAGATCCGCCTTTGAGCAGTTCCTCCTGGCCTTTGGGGTCAGGTGGGACGAGATGGCTGGCGTCAAGAAGCTGATATGA